In one Tripterygium wilfordii isolate XIE 37 chromosome 22, ASM1340144v1, whole genome shotgun sequence genomic region, the following are encoded:
- the LOC119990309 gene encoding synaptic defective enhancer 1-like, producing the protein MASQAPLDLEITVISAKHLKNVNWRNGDLKPYAVFYLDSSENRLATHSDDSGNTSPVWNERFTLPLTRPLHDSVLTLEIFHSRPSETSKPLVGTAKLPLSQLVDESDEVTNSVLTIELLRPSGRPHGKVRVKMALKERNMPAPCPDYSNVPQYSHYYSPAPPRTPPPIPARDYREFTRSPYCYGDQYSGNYSGYYSPQPPMPLRPLYHSASSYVAPSIPSAPVDLSSSNVPPPLPRTSNYGMPSGPSAPVDYSSSSSYDPKPPVPKFGGSTLAGALGGLSLNLNVEEGSVHEKEKTLEREGYDYGDYHRRDY; encoded by the coding sequence ATGGCCTCTCAGGCGCCTCTCGATCTCGAGATCACGGTGATCTCAGCGAAGCATCTAAAAAACGTCAACTGGAGAAACGGAGACCTCAAGCCCTACGCGGTTTTCTACCTCGATAGCTCAGAAAACCGACTCGCCACCCACTCTGATGACTCTGGCAACACTAGTCCAGTCTGGAACGAGCGATTCACGCTCCCTCTGACTCGCCCGCTCCACGACTCCGTTCTCACCCTGGAGATCTTCCACTCCAGGCCCTCCGAGACATCGAAACCGCTCGTCGGGACCGCGAAACTCCCGCTTAGTCAACTCGTCGATGAGTCGGACGAGGTTACCAACTCGGTCCTAACGATCGAGCTGCTGCGTCCCTCTGGTCGTCCTCACGGTAAAGTTCGCGTGAAGATGGCGTTAAAAGAACGGAACATGCCGGCACCCTGTCCGGATTACAGTAATGTCCCTCAGTACAGCCATTATTACTCTCCTgcccctccaagaactccccctcCTATTCCTGCACGCGACTACCGGGAATTCACTCGTTCACCGTACTGTTACGGAGATCAATACTCCGGTAACTACTCTGGTTATTATTCTCCACAGCCGCCTATGCCATTGCGGCCATTGTACCATAGCGCCTCCAGTTACGTGGCGCCAAGTATCCCCTCTGCACCCGTTGATCTGTCGTCTTCGAATGTGCCTCCTCCACTGCCCCGGACTTCCAATTACGGCATGCCCAGTGGACCATCGGCGCCTGTTGATTACTCTTCCTCATCATCATACGATCCAAAACCACCAGTGCCGAAGTTTGGTGGGAGTACACTCGCTGGTGCTTTAGGTGGGCTGAGTCTGAATCTGAATGTGGAAGAAGGGAGTGTCCATGAGAAGGAGAAAACATTGGAAAGGGAGGGTTATGACTATGGTGATTATCATCGCCGTGATTACTGA
- the LOC119992186 gene encoding 50S ribosomal protein L4, chloroplastic, whose product MPSSMAVSTTLSTTAASLSFSSSSIFLSSSSQRIPKLNILPLSKAPKTSLKSLTISSQLATLPIFSFSGEKIGETFLDLKSAPQETARAVVHRAIIHDLQNKRRGTASTLTRGEVRGGGKKPYGQKKTGRARMGSIRTPLRPGGGVIFGPKPKDWSIKMNKKEKRLAISTALASATESMIVVEDFGDKFEKPRTKDFIEAMNRWGLDPKVKAMFLMKELMDNVKKSGRNIGTLKMLTPRTLNLFDILDAEKLVLTPETVDYLNGRYGVNANEEDEEGEEEEDVQGSEADENSDAKE is encoded by the exons ATGCCATCATCAATGGCCGTCTCGACGACATTGTCGACAACCGCTGCTTCactctccttctcttcctcttcaatcttcctctcttcctcatCTCAAAGAATCCCCAAACTTAACATTCTTCCCCTCTCAAAGGCCCCCAAAACCTCTCTCAAATCCCTCACCATCTCCTCCCAGCTCGCAACGCTACCTATCTTCTCCTTCTCTGGCGAAAAAATCGGCGAGACCTTCCTCGACTTGAAGTCCGCCCCACAGGAGACTGCTCGGGCCGTCGTCCACCGCGCAATCATCCACGACCTCCAGAACAAGCGCCGCGGTACTGCCTCCACACTCACACGCGGGGAGGTTCGCGGCGGCGGGAAGAAACCATACGGACAAAAGAAAACAGGTCGGGCACGGATGGGGTCAATTCGAACTCCGCTCCGGCCCGGTGGTGGCGTAATTTTCGGGCCCAAGCCCAAAGACTGGTCGATTAAGATGAATAAGAAGGAGAAGCGATTGGCGATTTCGACGGCACTGGCTAGTGCGACTGAGAGTATGATTGTGGTGGAGGATTTTGGGGACAAGTTCGAGAAGCCGAGGACTAAGGATTTTATTGAGGCGATGAACAGGTGGGGGTTGGACCCAAAGGTGAAGGCGATGTTCTTGATGAAGGAGTTGATGGATAATGTGAAGAAATCCGGGAGAAATATTGGGACATTGAAAATGTTGACTCCGCGGACGCTTAATTTGTTTGATATATTAGATGCTGAGAAGCTGGTGCTGACACCGGAGACTGTGGATTACTTGAATGGAAGATATGGTGTGAATGCGAATGAGGAAGATgaggagggagaagaagaagaggatgtTCAAG GTTCTGAGGCAGATGAGAATTCTGATGCAAAAGAGTAA
- the LOC119992185 gene encoding uncharacterized protein LOC119992185 isoform X2, with protein MGIDAKNVQVYMWKTLRFLMITSCRFIHKYPFVSGTLIFFFLLYMFLPRVFYFLIYSSPFIACTAVFVQVYFKSQEQTVLRNGKEEERISSATSNSLAADDAVNRSDGASLRNQKSVRRNFTKKNREWDARDLRMGENIFPKATLDDILFGKSVQKEEVPKLDSEEKKESSLNHGESASGCASASENVRVCDEHRPGFVPEPSKPDIASQNGSDEQSEKYYGNGASELDVSSSEEEGDEEEEREERNNKAVEWTEDDEKNLMDLGDSELERNKRLENLIAKRRARKLYRMHAEKNLIDMDSVPTTQVAPILISRNNPFNILDNPNDLLGLQMPGSAPSVLLPARNPFDIPYDPQEEKPDLTADSFLQEFAAPHQKELIFCRHESFCWGPFSPLEPNQLGHEPTVNPSLNIDKKAPQGPGLSRFKTQRAMGNHDQLIEQLSSGEGGTMFRTLSVTDLVTQGPQPINQFTSKAESNMETDSRHDMKGAELRKDKDKEFSLICGSGAQMKTISENNNYGSSQSSSSEDDVHNFNLNRPKVSEVLQPKEDKFPEAFSRAVKKTFICPLPKRKIVSEPSYDASPSAADKLKMEDRPFYMEKGCHTPSLSIASDLQVEVSELGSPLTIDGNVSSGDEDSLIYDGDIDRDDTCSEEMWGASFHGVREDESSFRETNEINEEDAMGENLSTVDEKSEDQFGLSIFSEEVGDQDSNYASSASSLRTETPQVSLASMHFSDTVKQVAEEVGEHRSSTSTGALSAEEAVKVMHRGEESVACSPQEVIPEKLEEIKEVYDVDDPIVHENGEPSKPAGGGKTVENQATVEQGTPYEENKNMKVTGDAIVPIEHIENEGMSKSVDGSKEVESTTDAGGSGVVSSAENQELVVEQDSINSSTSSSSNSVLPNETLRGRISTSDFDQQGALQSDTEIILRTITLDEHPPENLILNMSGTPSVRESLDQQSVDNNSKKSQETQNIELNSTEGEKVTLNTNEHVEDKEGEEDPKPSSELNASV; from the exons ATGGGAATTGACGCAAAGAATGTTCAAGTGTACATGTGGAAAACTCTTAGATTTCTTATGATTACCAGTTGTAGATTCATACATAAGTACCCTTTTGTTTCGGGTACTCTGatattcttcttccttctgTATATGTTCCTTCCACGAGTTTTCTATTTTCTGATTTATTCTTCTCCATTCATTGCTTGTACTGCTGTTTTTGTTCAAGTTTATTTCAAGTCACAAGAACAAACTGTGTTAAGGAATGGAAAGGAGGAGGAACGGATATCATCTGCCACCTCTAATTCTCTTGCAGCTGATGATGCTGTCAATAGAAGTGACGGTGCATCTCTGCGGAACCAGAAAAGTGTTCGAAGAAATTTCACAAAGAAGAACAGAGAATGGGATGCACGAGATTTGAGAATGGGAGAAAATATATTTCCTAAGGCAACTTTGGATGATATTTTGTTTGGCAAGTCTGTGCAGAAGGAAGAAGTTCCAAAATTAGACTCCGAGGAGAAAAAAGAGTCTTCTTTGAATCATGGAGAAAGTGCCTCCGGCTGTGCATCTGCTTCAGAAAATGTTCGAGTATGTGATGAACACCGGCCAGGCTTTGTTCCTGAACCATCGAAGCCTGATATCGCCTCACAAAATGGCTCTGATGAGCAATCAGAAAAGTATTATGGTAATGGAGCCAGCGAGCTAGATGTTTCTAGTTCAGAAGAAGAGGgggatgaagaagaggagcgAGAGGAGCGGAATAATAAGGCTGTAGAATGGACTGAGGATGATGAAAAGAATCTTATGGATCTTGGGGATTCTGAGttagaaagaaacaaaaggttGGAGAACCTAATAGCAAAACGAAGGGCAAGAAAGTTATATCGAATGCACGCTGAGAAAAATCTGATCGACATGGACAGTGTTCCTACGACTCAAGTAGCTCCCATTCTTATTTCAAGAAATAACCCTTTCAATATTCTAGACAATCCCAATGACCTTCTGGGCTTGCAAATGCCTGGTTCTGCTCCTTCTGTTTTGTTACCGGCAAGGAACCCATTTGATATCCCATATGACCCACAAGAAGAAAAGCCTGATCTTACAGCAGACAGTTTCCTACAAGAATTTGCAGCTCCTCATCAGAAAGAACTGATCTTTTGCAGGCATGAGAGCTTTTGTTGGGGACCCTTTTCCCCATTAGAACCCAATCAACTTGGACATGAGCCCACTGTAAATCCTTCTTTGAATATTGATAAGAAGGCACCACAGGGCCCAGGATTATCTAGATTCAAAACACAGCGAG cTATGGGAAACCATGACCAGCTAATTGAACAGTTATCATCCGGAGAAGGTGGTACCATGTTTCGTACTCTGAGTGTAACTGATCTTGTGACTCAAGGTCCCCAGCCCATAAATCAATTTACAAGCAAAGCTGAAAGTAATATGGAAACTGACAGTCGCCATGATATGAAAGGAGCAGAGTTGAGAAAAGATAAAGATAAGGAGTTCAGCTTAATTTGTGGAAGTGGAGCTCAAATGAAGACAATTTCAGAGAACAACAATTATGGATCGAGTCAGTCATCTTCATCAGAAGACGATGTACATAATTTCAATCTAAATAGACCTAAAGTTTCAGAAGTGCTGCAGCCAAAAGAGGATAAATTTCCAGAGGCGTTTAGTCGAGCTGTGAAGAAAACCTTCATTTGCCCATTGCCAAAGAGGAAAATTGTAAGTGAGCCTTCATACGATGCAAGTCCATCTGCAGCTGACAAGCTGAAAATGGAAGACCGCCCATTCTACATGGAAAAGGGTTGTCATACCCCAAGCCTCTCCATTGCTTCAGACTTGCAAGTGGAGGTCTCAGAATTAGGTTCTCCTCTGACAATTGACGGAAATGTTTCATCCGGTGATGAAGATTCATTGATATATGATGGGGACATAGATAGGGATGATACTTGTAGTGAAGAAATGTGGGGCGCCTCATTTCATGGAGTTCGAGAAGACGAATCAAGCTTTAGAGAAACTAATGAGATCAATGAGGAGGATGCCATGGGGGAAAACCTTTCAACTGTGGATGAGAAGTCAGAGGATCAATTCGGATTATCCATTTTTTCCGAAGAGGTAGGAGATCAAGATTCAAACTATGCAAGTTCAGCGTCGTCTTTGAGAACTGAAACACCTCAAGTGAGTCTAGCATCAATGCATTTCTCAGATACTGTCAAACAAGTAGCCGAAGAAGTTGGGGAACATAGGTCTTCTACTTCTACTGGTGCATTGTCAGCTGAAGAAGCAGTGAAGGTTATGCATCGTGGGGAGGAATCAGTGGCTTGCTCTCCTCAAGAAGTGATTCCAGAAAAGCTAGAG GAGATAAAGGAGGTTTATGACGTGGATGATCCAATAGTGCATGAAAACGGAGAACCTTCAAAACCAGCTGGTGGTGGCAAGACTGTTGAGAATCAAGCTACGGTGGAACAGGGAACACCATATGAGGAGAACAAAAATATGAAGGTAACTGGAGATGCCATAGTTCCAATTGAGCACATAGAAAATGAGGGTATGTCAAAGTCTGTTGATGGGAGCAAAGAAGTGGAAAGCACTACAGATGCTGGAGGTTCTGGGGTGGTCAGTTCAGCGGAAAATCAAGAATTGGTGGTTGAACAAGATTCCATCAATTCGAGTACGTCATCATCTTCAAATTCCGTATTACCAAACGAGACTCTGCGAGGTCGAATATCCACGTCTGATTTTGATCAGCAAGGTGCCCTACAATCTGACACAGAAATCATATTAAGAACTATAACTTTGGATGAACACCCACCGGAAAATTTAATCCTGAATATGTCCGGAACACCTTCAGTCAGGGAGTCATTGGATCAACAATCTGTTGATAACAATTCTAAAAAATCACAG GAAACACAAAATATTGAATTGAATTCTACAGAGGGAGAAAAAGTTACACTTAACACGAACGAACATGTTGAAGACAAGGAGGGCGAAGAAGATCCTAAACCCAGCAGCGAACTGAATGCTAGTGTCTAG
- the LOC119992185 gene encoding uncharacterized protein LOC119992185 isoform X1, whose product MGIDAKNVQVYMWKTLRFLMITSCRFIHKYPFVSGTLIFFFLLYMFLPRVFYFLIYSSPFIACTAVFVQVYFKSQEQTVLRNGKEEERISSATSNSLAADDAVNRSDGASLRNQKSVRRNFTKKNREWDARDLRMGENIFPKATLDDILFGKSVQKEEVPKLDSEEKKESSLNHGESASGCASASENVRVCDEHRPGFVPEPSKPDIASQNGSDEQSEKYYGNGASELDVSSSEEEGDEEEEREERNNKAVEWTEDDEKNLMDLGDSELERNKRLENLIAKRRARKLYRMHAEKNLIDMDSVPTTQVAPILISRNNPFNILDNPNDLLGLQMPGSAPSVLLPARNPFDIPYDPQEEKPDLTADSFLQEFAAPHQKELIFCRHESFCWGPFSPLEPNQLGHEPTVNPSLNIDKKAPQGPGLSRFKTQRAMGNHDQLIEQLSSGEGGTMFRTLSVTDLVTQGPQPINQFTSKAESNMETDSRHDMKGAELRKDKDKEFSLICGSGAQMKTISENNNYGSSQSSSSEDDVHNFNLNRPKVSEVLQPKEDKFPEAFSRAVKKTFICPLPKRKIVSEPSYDASPSAADKLKMEDRPFYMEKGCHTPSLSIASDLQVEVSELGSPLTIDGNVSSGDEDSLIYDGDIDRDDTCSEEMWGASFHGVREDESSFRETNEINEEDAMGENLSTVDEKSEDQFGLSIFSEEVGDQDSNYASSASSLRTETPQVSLASMHFSDTVKQVAEEVGEHRSSTSTGALSAEEAVKVMHRGEESVACSPQEVIPEKLEEALTSPRKCSQEIKEVYDVDDPIVHENGEPSKPAGGGKTVENQATVEQGTPYEENKNMKVTGDAIVPIEHIENEGMSKSVDGSKEVESTTDAGGSGVVSSAENQELVVEQDSINSSTSSSSNSVLPNETLRGRISTSDFDQQGALQSDTEIILRTITLDEHPPENLILNMSGTPSVRESLDQQSVDNNSKKSQETQNIELNSTEGEKVTLNTNEHVEDKEGEEDPKPSSELNASV is encoded by the exons ATGGGAATTGACGCAAAGAATGTTCAAGTGTACATGTGGAAAACTCTTAGATTTCTTATGATTACCAGTTGTAGATTCATACATAAGTACCCTTTTGTTTCGGGTACTCTGatattcttcttccttctgTATATGTTCCTTCCACGAGTTTTCTATTTTCTGATTTATTCTTCTCCATTCATTGCTTGTACTGCTGTTTTTGTTCAAGTTTATTTCAAGTCACAAGAACAAACTGTGTTAAGGAATGGAAAGGAGGAGGAACGGATATCATCTGCCACCTCTAATTCTCTTGCAGCTGATGATGCTGTCAATAGAAGTGACGGTGCATCTCTGCGGAACCAGAAAAGTGTTCGAAGAAATTTCACAAAGAAGAACAGAGAATGGGATGCACGAGATTTGAGAATGGGAGAAAATATATTTCCTAAGGCAACTTTGGATGATATTTTGTTTGGCAAGTCTGTGCAGAAGGAAGAAGTTCCAAAATTAGACTCCGAGGAGAAAAAAGAGTCTTCTTTGAATCATGGAGAAAGTGCCTCCGGCTGTGCATCTGCTTCAGAAAATGTTCGAGTATGTGATGAACACCGGCCAGGCTTTGTTCCTGAACCATCGAAGCCTGATATCGCCTCACAAAATGGCTCTGATGAGCAATCAGAAAAGTATTATGGTAATGGAGCCAGCGAGCTAGATGTTTCTAGTTCAGAAGAAGAGGgggatgaagaagaggagcgAGAGGAGCGGAATAATAAGGCTGTAGAATGGACTGAGGATGATGAAAAGAATCTTATGGATCTTGGGGATTCTGAGttagaaagaaacaaaaggttGGAGAACCTAATAGCAAAACGAAGGGCAAGAAAGTTATATCGAATGCACGCTGAGAAAAATCTGATCGACATGGACAGTGTTCCTACGACTCAAGTAGCTCCCATTCTTATTTCAAGAAATAACCCTTTCAATATTCTAGACAATCCCAATGACCTTCTGGGCTTGCAAATGCCTGGTTCTGCTCCTTCTGTTTTGTTACCGGCAAGGAACCCATTTGATATCCCATATGACCCACAAGAAGAAAAGCCTGATCTTACAGCAGACAGTTTCCTACAAGAATTTGCAGCTCCTCATCAGAAAGAACTGATCTTTTGCAGGCATGAGAGCTTTTGTTGGGGACCCTTTTCCCCATTAGAACCCAATCAACTTGGACATGAGCCCACTGTAAATCCTTCTTTGAATATTGATAAGAAGGCACCACAGGGCCCAGGATTATCTAGATTCAAAACACAGCGAG cTATGGGAAACCATGACCAGCTAATTGAACAGTTATCATCCGGAGAAGGTGGTACCATGTTTCGTACTCTGAGTGTAACTGATCTTGTGACTCAAGGTCCCCAGCCCATAAATCAATTTACAAGCAAAGCTGAAAGTAATATGGAAACTGACAGTCGCCATGATATGAAAGGAGCAGAGTTGAGAAAAGATAAAGATAAGGAGTTCAGCTTAATTTGTGGAAGTGGAGCTCAAATGAAGACAATTTCAGAGAACAACAATTATGGATCGAGTCAGTCATCTTCATCAGAAGACGATGTACATAATTTCAATCTAAATAGACCTAAAGTTTCAGAAGTGCTGCAGCCAAAAGAGGATAAATTTCCAGAGGCGTTTAGTCGAGCTGTGAAGAAAACCTTCATTTGCCCATTGCCAAAGAGGAAAATTGTAAGTGAGCCTTCATACGATGCAAGTCCATCTGCAGCTGACAAGCTGAAAATGGAAGACCGCCCATTCTACATGGAAAAGGGTTGTCATACCCCAAGCCTCTCCATTGCTTCAGACTTGCAAGTGGAGGTCTCAGAATTAGGTTCTCCTCTGACAATTGACGGAAATGTTTCATCCGGTGATGAAGATTCATTGATATATGATGGGGACATAGATAGGGATGATACTTGTAGTGAAGAAATGTGGGGCGCCTCATTTCATGGAGTTCGAGAAGACGAATCAAGCTTTAGAGAAACTAATGAGATCAATGAGGAGGATGCCATGGGGGAAAACCTTTCAACTGTGGATGAGAAGTCAGAGGATCAATTCGGATTATCCATTTTTTCCGAAGAGGTAGGAGATCAAGATTCAAACTATGCAAGTTCAGCGTCGTCTTTGAGAACTGAAACACCTCAAGTGAGTCTAGCATCAATGCATTTCTCAGATACTGTCAAACAAGTAGCCGAAGAAGTTGGGGAACATAGGTCTTCTACTTCTACTGGTGCATTGTCAGCTGAAGAAGCAGTGAAGGTTATGCATCGTGGGGAGGAATCAGTGGCTTGCTCTCCTCAAGAAGTGATTCCAGAAAAGCTAGAG GAAGCATTGACTTCTCCCCGGAAGTGTTCACAGGAGATAAAGGAGGTTTATGACGTGGATGATCCAATAGTGCATGAAAACGGAGAACCTTCAAAACCAGCTGGTGGTGGCAAGACTGTTGAGAATCAAGCTACGGTGGAACAGGGAACACCATATGAGGAGAACAAAAATATGAAGGTAACTGGAGATGCCATAGTTCCAATTGAGCACATAGAAAATGAGGGTATGTCAAAGTCTGTTGATGGGAGCAAAGAAGTGGAAAGCACTACAGATGCTGGAGGTTCTGGGGTGGTCAGTTCAGCGGAAAATCAAGAATTGGTGGTTGAACAAGATTCCATCAATTCGAGTACGTCATCATCTTCAAATTCCGTATTACCAAACGAGACTCTGCGAGGTCGAATATCCACGTCTGATTTTGATCAGCAAGGTGCCCTACAATCTGACACAGAAATCATATTAAGAACTATAACTTTGGATGAACACCCACCGGAAAATTTAATCCTGAATATGTCCGGAACACCTTCAGTCAGGGAGTCATTGGATCAACAATCTGTTGATAACAATTCTAAAAAATCACAG GAAACACAAAATATTGAATTGAATTCTACAGAGGGAGAAAAAGTTACACTTAACACGAACGAACATGTTGAAGACAAGGAGGGCGAAGAAGATCCTAAACCCAGCAGCGAACTGAATGCTAGTGTCTAG